The following coding sequences are from one Virgibacillus necropolis window:
- a CDS encoding D-alanyl-D-alanine carboxypeptidase family protein, producing the protein MKRKLLSIILLLSVLCLFTACTEPTTANHSGSKDTTIEPKNDSELPASTLKSGDSGEDVKELQAALVKIGYEISVTGNFDNETTEALKDFQAQQVKLPASGEYNQATMKWLKKALDGEFAVEPGKGSVPISNPEETVIVDDPSDTLVLVNKSHALPNDYIPDDLIAPNVRFPFTQDLPKRYMREEAAHALEDLFKASDKAGLDLFAQSGYRSYNTQESIFASYVAKDGEDAANKYSARPGESEHQTGLTMDVTSPEINFNLNTNFAKTEEGKWVKAHAHEYGFIIRYPKGKESITKYQYEPWHLRYVGKEVATVIHEKDITLEKYLGAL; encoded by the coding sequence ATGAAGAGAAAATTACTATCAATCATTTTACTACTATCGGTTTTATGCCTATTTACAGCATGCACAGAACCAACTACCGCTAATCACTCTGGTTCAAAGGATACTACTATCGAACCAAAAAACGACAGTGAGTTGCCTGCATCTACCTTAAAAAGTGGTGATAGTGGTGAAGACGTAAAAGAACTTCAGGCAGCCTTAGTAAAAATTGGATATGAGATTTCTGTAACTGGAAATTTTGATAACGAAACGACAGAAGCATTGAAAGATTTTCAAGCTCAACAAGTAAAACTTCCAGCTTCAGGCGAATATAATCAAGCGACAATGAAATGGTTGAAAAAAGCATTAGATGGGGAATTTGCAGTTGAACCAGGGAAAGGAAGTGTTCCTATTTCTAATCCAGAAGAAACAGTTATTGTAGATGATCCTTCAGACACATTAGTACTTGTTAACAAAAGTCATGCATTGCCAAACGACTATATTCCGGATGATTTGATTGCGCCAAACGTTCGTTTTCCGTTTACACAAGATTTACCGAAGCGATATATGCGGGAAGAAGCGGCCCATGCGTTAGAGGATTTGTTCAAGGCATCAGACAAAGCAGGATTAGACCTATTTGCCCAATCTGGCTATCGTTCCTACAACACACAGGAATCCATTTTTGCATCATATGTAGCAAAAGATGGTGAAGATGCAGCAAACAAATATAGTGCTAGACCTGGCGAAAGCGAGCATCAAACTGGATTAACGATGGATGTAACTAGCCCTGAAATTAATTTTAATCTAAATACAAATTTCGCCAAAACCGAAGAAGGAAAATGGGTGAAAGCCCATGCGCATGAATACGGATTTATCATTCGTTATCCGAAAGGCAAAGAATCTATTACAAAATACCAATATGAGCCATGGCACCTGCGCTATGTTGGAAAAGAAGTAGCAACTGTTATTCATGAAAAAGATATTACACTAGAAAAATATCTTGGTGCACTATAA
- a CDS encoding HD domain-containing protein → MKKVTLEEIFIHPITQKYLKRSGMAHAIKVAEYAFEFAKKNDVDPDLAVKAALLHDVGHYTWYRDGEWDYELYRENDIHAIKGASRAHKLLIRIGEDRHAAKEIAVAILLHTDSYLPEGHLNLKPLQYVVSLADESDEESGGKHHYRTIEDSEAIKRIRSLDRKIMKENEQFNKII, encoded by the coding sequence ATGAAGAAAGTAACCCTTGAGGAAATATTTATCCATCCAATCACACAAAAATATTTGAAGCGGTCAGGAATGGCGCATGCGATTAAAGTTGCAGAGTATGCTTTTGAATTTGCCAAAAAGAACGATGTGGACCCTGACCTTGCAGTAAAGGCTGCATTGCTTCATGATGTTGGTCATTATACCTGGTACCGTGATGGGGAATGGGATTATGAGCTATATCGTGAAAATGATATTCATGCGATCAAAGGAGCAAGTCGAGCACACAAACTTTTGATTCGAATTGGTGAAGATCGGCATGCTGCGAAAGAAATAGCAGTGGCAATCTTACTACACACAGATTCTTATTTGCCTGAAGGCCACTTGAATTTAAAACCGTTGCAATACGTTGTGTCACTCGCGGACGAATCAGATGAAGAATCGGGAGGCAAACACCACTATCGCACCATTGAAGATAGTGAAGCAATAAAACGAATTCGCAGTTTGGATAGAAAGATTATGAAGGAAAATGAACAATTTAATAAAATTATATAA
- a CDS encoding DeoR/GlpR family DNA-binding transcription regulator, with the protein MLTNERHSIILKLLDEKQTITTQDIHEVTTASESTIRRDLTDLEKQHKLQRIHGGATLTEKKLQEYSIAEKSTRNLQEKQLIAKLAAESIQEEDCIFLDAGTTTLQLIPYLKNKQVVVVTNGLTHVDLLMEQGITTYLTGGYVKQKTSALIGQQAIHSLENYRFDKCFLGVNGFHIDFGYTTPDPEEANLKQTASSLAKETFVLADQTKLNKVSFAKICDLSKATLLTGTLPKKDFEAFSNKTTIEVVKP; encoded by the coding sequence ATGCTTACAAATGAACGGCATTCTATTATTTTAAAGCTTTTGGATGAAAAACAAACGATAACAACACAGGATATTCACGAAGTTACTACCGCATCAGAATCAACGATACGCCGTGATCTTACGGACCTAGAAAAACAGCATAAACTACAACGTATCCATGGTGGCGCAACGCTAACCGAGAAAAAACTGCAAGAATACAGTATTGCAGAGAAATCAACCAGAAACCTCCAAGAAAAACAATTAATCGCAAAGCTAGCTGCCGAGTCCATCCAAGAAGAAGATTGTATTTTTCTTGATGCAGGTACGACAACATTGCAACTAATTCCTTATTTAAAAAATAAACAAGTTGTGGTTGTCACCAATGGTCTAACACATGTCGATTTGTTAATGGAACAAGGCATTACAACCTATTTGACTGGTGGCTATGTCAAACAAAAAACAAGCGCATTAATTGGACAACAAGCTATTCACTCCCTAGAGAATTATCGCTTTGACAAATGCTTTCTTGGTGTAAATGGGTTCCACATAGATTTCGGGTATACTACACCTGACCCAGAAGAGGCCAACCTTAAACAAACAGCTAGTTCACTCGCTAAGGAAACCTTTGTTTTAGCTGATCAGACCAAATTAAACAAGGTAAGTTTTGCAAAAATATGTGATCTATCTAAAGCGACATTACTTACGGGAACTTTACCAAAAAAGGACTTTGAAGCCTTTTCAAATAAAACAACTATTGAGGTGGTAAAACCATGA
- the pfkB gene encoding 1-phosphofructokinase, giving the protein MIYTCTITPSIDYTVYLPSFHLGKLNRTEEVYYFPGGKGINVSRVLNRLNVGSIALGFAGGFTGQFIQEFLQDEGVQTNFIETKEPTRINVKIKANDESELNGPGPTTTHEQRKELLVKVEKLESNDWFVLAGSLPDTIPDAFYQAIARLCYKKDVRFVLDTSGSALKQLIDTKAFLVKPNQHELGDLFDTTIATKKEAIYYAKKLVRRGIKHVIVSMGGNGAILVTEDEVLLAEAPKGQVINTVGAGDSLVSGFIAAYVKKTDVKEAFRYGIASGSATAFRTDLCEQKDVEALVSKVTLYPYEEEDVI; this is encoded by the coding sequence ATGATATATACCTGCACCATCACACCATCGATTGATTATACGGTCTATTTACCATCGTTTCATCTTGGGAAATTAAATCGTACAGAGGAAGTTTATTATTTCCCAGGTGGTAAAGGAATCAATGTTTCACGGGTGTTAAATCGTTTAAACGTAGGGAGTATAGCACTTGGCTTTGCAGGTGGATTTACCGGCCAATTCATTCAAGAGTTTTTACAGGATGAAGGTGTCCAAACGAATTTTATTGAAACGAAAGAACCAACACGCATCAATGTGAAAATTAAAGCTAATGACGAATCTGAGTTAAATGGGCCAGGTCCAACTACGACACATGAACAACGCAAAGAATTGCTAGTAAAAGTAGAGAAGCTTGAATCGAATGATTGGTTTGTTTTAGCAGGAAGCTTACCAGATACCATTCCAGACGCATTCTATCAGGCTATAGCAAGACTTTGTTATAAGAAAGATGTCCGATTTGTGCTCGATACATCGGGAAGTGCTTTAAAACAATTAATAGATACGAAAGCCTTTTTAGTCAAACCTAACCAACATGAACTGGGCGACTTATTTGATACAACCATTGCAACGAAAAAAGAAGCTATTTATTATGCAAAAAAACTGGTTAGACGAGGTATTAAGCATGTCATTGTATCAATGGGTGGTAATGGAGCTATTTTAGTAACGGAAGATGAAGTTTTACTAGCGGAAGCCCCAAAAGGCCAGGTCATAAATACAGTCGGTGCTGGCGATTCCCTTGTGTCAGGATTCATTGCTGCGTACGTTAAAAAAACCGATGTTAAGGAAGCATTCCGTTACGGTATTGCCAGTGGTAGTGCCACCGCATTCCGTACCGATTTATGTGAACAAAAGGATGTTGAGGCACTAGTTTCGAAAGTTACACTGTACCCTTACGAAGAAGAGGATGTGATCTAA